A single genomic interval of Pelagerythrobacter marensis harbors:
- a CDS encoding AraC family transcriptional regulator yields MDPLSDVLSLLRPRTAISAGLDAGGQWAIRFPGHEGIKFNAVMQGACWVSVEGEVEPQRIAAGDCFLLTRGRPFRLGTDPSRPTIDSATIYEQAKEGIATCNDGGDFFLIGGRFAFEGDHAGLLFGELPPIVHVRNATDQAAVLRWSLGQLAIELKRTSPGSTLMSDHLAQIMLLQVLRLWLAGERRSGWLGALADPRLGRAMQAMHAEPARRWTLAGLAAEAGMSRTSFAERFRDVVGQTPFDYLSGWRMRLAADRLRRTEDSVAAIGYSAGYASEGAFSSAFRRAMGCTPTQYRRTAAAVLSAQDRA; encoded by the coding sequence TTGGATCCCCTCTCCGACGTTCTTTCCCTTCTGCGGCCGCGGACCGCCATCAGCGCCGGGCTGGATGCGGGCGGGCAATGGGCGATCCGGTTTCCCGGCCATGAGGGGATCAAGTTCAACGCCGTCATGCAGGGCGCCTGCTGGGTGTCGGTGGAAGGCGAAGTCGAGCCGCAGCGGATCGCCGCGGGCGACTGCTTCCTGCTGACCCGCGGTCGGCCGTTCCGGCTGGGCACCGACCCGTCGCGACCGACGATCGATTCGGCGACGATCTACGAGCAAGCGAAAGAGGGGATCGCGACTTGCAACGATGGGGGCGATTTCTTTCTGATCGGCGGGCGCTTCGCTTTCGAGGGCGATCATGCCGGCCTGCTGTTCGGCGAGCTTCCCCCCATCGTCCACGTACGCAATGCGACCGATCAGGCTGCGGTGCTGCGCTGGTCGCTGGGCCAGCTGGCGATCGAACTGAAACGAACGTCGCCGGGCAGCACTCTGATGAGCGACCATCTGGCGCAGATCATGCTCCTCCAGGTCTTGCGGCTATGGCTGGCCGGGGAAAGGCGTTCGGGCTGGCTCGGCGCTCTGGCCGATCCGCGACTGGGCCGCGCAATGCAGGCCATGCATGCCGAGCCCGCGCGACGCTGGACGCTGGCCGGGCTGGCAGCAGAAGCCGGCATGTCGCGGACCAGCTTTGCCGAGCGCTTCCGCGATGTCGTGGGCCAGACCCCGTTCGATTATCTTTCGGGATGGCGCATGCGACTTGCCGCCGACCGCCTTCGCCGCACCGAAGACAGCGTCGCCGCGATCGGCTACTCGGCCGGCTATGCCTCCGAAGGCGCCTTCAGCTCGGCATTCCGCCGTGCGATGGGGTGCACACCGACACAATATCGACGCACCGCCGCCGCTGTCCTGTCGGCGCAGGACAGGGCATGA
- a CDS encoding CehA/McbA family metallohydrolase → MRFGCFLLAALIGPAVAQPASFEAGRLAQGEGEWLAGDLHSHSRHSEDSSNHPIRAMQEFAARHGLDFLLISDHDNHVGGATAQHTWVDPEFASDEIVMLYGAELTAERGHINTMSCAPYDHQRLYDLRDALDIQIQAAARDMGVQLSANHPAGKDAFSFSYDMVASVEVWNSAFFEDKQAALMLWDDLLKSGRMVTGIGGSDSHHGIRANGDRSTPRALEALTTNLGTPTTWVLAQARDCASVLRAIDRGRVSISANPYAPRVELAADTDGDGAIDMLMGDNRAATGQEISFTVRLAGGDLADAAYSIAIVKNGHPFRTLELVGARSLTFADTTEPGKRSYYRVEVLGPVPDHPSVPYQKSVAGQTVALSNPLFFNFDGG, encoded by the coding sequence ATGCGATTTGGATGTTTTCTCCTCGCGGCCCTGATCGGCCCGGCCGTCGCGCAGCCTGCGTCGTTCGAGGCAGGACGACTTGCGCAAGGCGAGGGCGAATGGCTGGCGGGGGATCTGCATTCGCATTCGCGCCACAGCGAGGATTCCTCGAACCACCCGATCCGGGCAATGCAGGAATTCGCCGCGCGCCACGGCCTCGATTTCCTGCTGATTTCCGATCACGACAACCATGTCGGCGGAGCGACCGCGCAGCACACCTGGGTGGATCCCGAATTCGCCTCCGACGAGATCGTGATGCTCTATGGCGCCGAACTCACGGCCGAACGCGGGCACATCAATACGATGAGCTGTGCGCCCTACGATCATCAGCGGCTCTACGACCTGCGCGACGCTCTCGATATCCAGATACAGGCGGCGGCCAGGGACATGGGCGTACAGCTGTCGGCCAATCATCCCGCCGGCAAGGATGCGTTCAGCTTCTCCTACGACATGGTCGCCTCGGTCGAGGTCTGGAATTCAGCCTTTTTTGAGGACAAGCAGGCCGCGCTCATGCTGTGGGACGATCTGCTCAAGTCGGGCAGGATGGTCACCGGCATCGGCGGAAGCGACAGCCATCACGGGATCCGCGCGAATGGCGATCGCAGCACCCCGCGCGCGCTCGAGGCGCTGACCACCAACCTCGGCACCCCGACGACCTGGGTGCTCGCACAGGCTCGCGATTGTGCGTCGGTGCTCCGCGCGATCGACCGCGGGCGGGTCTCGATCAGCGCCAACCCTTACGCTCCGCGCGTCGAACTGGCTGCCGATACCGATGGCGATGGGGCAATCGACATGCTGATGGGCGACAACCGGGCGGCGACGGGCCAGGAAATATCGTTCACCGTCCGCCTCGCCGGCGGCGACCTCGCCGACGCCGCCTATTCGATCGCCATCGTCAAGAACGGCCATCCGTTCAGGACGCTGGAGCTCGTCGGAGCCCGGTCGCTGACCTTCGCCGACACGACGGAGCCGGGCAAGCGATCCTATTATCGCGTCGAGGTGCTCGGCCCCGTTCCGGACCATCCCTCCGTGCCCTACCAGAAGAGCGTCGCGGGGCAGACGGTGGCGCTTTCGAACCCGCTCTTCTTCAACTTCGACGGCGGCTGA
- a CDS encoding SixA phosphatase family protein: MKILGLLRHAKSDWDDVGKRDFDRGLNDRGRKGARLIGRHIAAHGVDWGIVLASPAERVRRTLEAALPRHEPVFDQRLYLAEAETILEVVRDHAGDADNVLVAGHNPGLQEALFALVPPSAEDRLFDKAATKYPTATFAVFELDIDDWADLRPDCGRLVHFVRPRDLDPALGPED; this comes from the coding sequence GTGAAGATCCTGGGATTGCTGCGCCATGCCAAGTCGGACTGGGACGACGTGGGCAAGCGCGATTTCGACCGCGGCCTCAACGATCGCGGGCGCAAGGGTGCGCGGCTGATCGGCCGGCACATTGCCGCGCACGGGGTGGATTGGGGGATCGTGCTGGCCAGCCCGGCCGAACGCGTGCGCCGCACGCTGGAGGCGGCGCTGCCCCGGCATGAACCGGTGTTCGATCAACGGCTCTATCTCGCAGAGGCGGAAACCATCCTCGAGGTCGTGCGCGATCATGCGGGCGATGCGGACAACGTGCTGGTGGCAGGCCACAACCCCGGCCTGCAGGAGGCGCTCTTCGCTCTGGTCCCCCCGTCCGCGGAAGACCGGCTGTTCGACAAGGCGGCCACGAAATATCCGACCGCCACTTTCGCGGTGTTCGAACTCGATATCGACGACTGGGCCGACCTGCGCCCCGATTGCGGGCGACTGGTCCATTTCGTCCGCCCGCGCGATCTCGATCCGGCCCTGGGCCCGGAAGACTAG
- a CDS encoding SDR family NAD(P)-dependent oxidoreductase — translation MTDHQQPAGSGFGARSTASDVLADVDLSGRRAIVTGGHSGLGLETTRALTGAGAEVIVAARDSAAARTATADLANVTVASLDLGDLASVRRFAERVCERGDRIDMLINNAGIMACPETRLGPGWEAHFAVNHLGHFALTNLLWPLLGDGARVVSVSSAGHQYSAMRWQDLQFRRGYDRWLAYAQSKTANALFAVHLDRIGRDRGIRAFSIHPGKIFTPLLRHVSRAEMIEAGWIDSEGNPADPTFKTPAQGAATQVWAATSPLLDGLGGLYCEDCDVAERNETAEATLEGVKGYAIDANAASRLWDLSAAMTGIGASQGRFQQG, via the coding sequence ATGACGGACCATCAGCAACCGGCGGGATCGGGCTTCGGCGCCCGCTCCACCGCATCGGACGTGCTTGCCGACGTCGACCTGAGCGGTCGGCGTGCGATCGTTACCGGAGGCCATTCGGGGCTGGGGTTGGAGACCACGCGCGCGCTGACCGGGGCCGGCGCCGAAGTGATCGTCGCCGCGCGTGACAGCGCCGCGGCACGAACCGCCACTGCCGATCTCGCCAATGTGACCGTGGCGTCCCTCGATCTCGGAGATCTCGCGAGCGTTCGCCGATTTGCGGAGCGGGTGTGCGAGCGAGGCGATCGCATAGACATGCTGATCAACAATGCCGGCATCATGGCTTGCCCCGAAACCCGCCTGGGACCGGGATGGGAAGCGCACTTTGCCGTCAACCATCTCGGCCATTTCGCGCTGACCAACCTCCTATGGCCCTTGCTGGGCGACGGCGCGCGCGTGGTTTCCGTGTCGTCGGCCGGCCATCAATATTCGGCTATGCGGTGGCAGGATCTGCAGTTTCGACGCGGCTACGACAGGTGGCTGGCCTATGCCCAGTCCAAGACGGCAAATGCCCTGTTCGCCGTCCATCTCGACCGGATCGGGCGGGACCGGGGCATCCGCGCGTTCTCGATCCATCCCGGCAAGATATTCACCCCGCTTCTGCGCCATGTAAGCCGGGCCGAAATGATCGAGGCCGGCTGGATAGACAGCGAGGGGAACCCTGCCGACCCGACCTTCAAGACGCCTGCGCAGGGGGCGGCGACGCAGGTCTGGGCCGCGACGTCGCCTCTGCTCGACGGCCTTGGCGGGCTGTATTGCGAAGATTGCGACGTCGCCGAGAGAAACGAAACGGCCGAAGCAACGCTGGAAGGCGTCAAAGGCTATGCGATCGACGCGAATGCCGCCTCGCGCCTGTGGGACCTCTCGGCAGCGATGACAGGCATCGGAGCGTCCCAGGGTCGTTTTCAGCAGGGCTGA